In the genome of Pseudobdellovibrionaceae bacterium, one region contains:
- a CDS encoding thioredoxin family protein, giving the protein MIVASPCTAPFMGAAMGYALSRSTFEVLAIFTSLGLGLGLPFLLLSLFPHSLSWLPRPGTWMIYFKKAMAIPLLLTALWLAWVLMQQLLPQSAQEDGFWTPYSKERVAEQRKSQPVFVNFTAAWCISCKVNEKVAFQDAEVQKFIEDHKIKMFKADWTQKSPEIAKILQSYGRAGVPMYLFFTPESSEPVLLPEVLTPQILIQHLKTHLRREL; this is encoded by the coding sequence GTGATCGTGGCCTCTCCTTGCACGGCCCCCTTTATGGGAGCGGCAATGGGATATGCGCTGTCTCGATCCACATTCGAGGTGCTCGCAATTTTTACAAGTCTTGGGCTTGGTTTGGGATTGCCGTTTTTACTTTTATCTTTATTCCCCCACTCTCTATCATGGTTGCCCCGCCCAGGCACTTGGATGATTTACTTTAAAAAAGCCATGGCCATACCCCTTTTACTCACAGCACTTTGGCTGGCTTGGGTTTTAATGCAACAGTTGTTACCTCAGAGCGCTCAAGAGGATGGATTTTGGACTCCTTATTCTAAAGAACGCGTCGCTGAGCAAAGAAAGTCTCAGCCTGTTTTTGTCAACTTCACAGCCGCTTGGTGCATCAGTTGTAAGGTGAACGAAAAAGTCGCCTTTCAAGATGCTGAAGTACAAAAATTTATCGAAGATCATAAAATCAAAATGTTTAAAGCGGACTGGACGCAAAAAAGTCCCGAAATAGCCAAAATATTACAATCTTATGGACGGGCTGGAGTTCCCATGTATTTGTTCTTTACACCCGAGTCCTCTGAGCCTGTTCTTTTACCAGAAGTTTTAACACCACAAATACTGATTCAACATTTAAAAACACACTTAAGGAGAGAGTTATGA
- a CDS encoding redoxin domain-containing protein, with the protein MKYVLSILILSFMLQGCTKQNHAAEKASTQDSPTINASDRPTTATLDQMAPDFELPGHDGKTYKLSDLKGKIVVLEWFNHECPYVVKHYDQKAKNMQNTQSNMMKLVSAQGQELIWLSIISSAPGKQGHITAEEATALKSKLQGNMTAFLFDPEGTVGKAYEAKTTPHMYVIDQKGILKYMGGMDNKPSANVSSLAGAQNYVVEAVTSVLDNKPITNASTKPYGCSVKYL; encoded by the coding sequence ATGAAATATGTTTTATCTATTTTAATTTTAAGCTTTATGCTTCAAGGCTGCACGAAACAAAATCATGCCGCAGAAAAAGCTTCAACCCAAGACAGTCCAACCATCAATGCGTCAGACAGACCCACGACTGCCACCCTAGATCAAATGGCACCAGACTTTGAACTTCCAGGACACGATGGCAAGACCTACAAACTGAGCGACCTCAAAGGAAAAATTGTAGTCCTTGAGTGGTTCAACCATGAGTGTCCTTACGTCGTAAAGCACTACGATCAAAAAGCAAAAAATATGCAAAACACCCAGTCCAATATGATGAAACTTGTCTCTGCCCAAGGTCAGGAGCTGATCTGGTTGAGCATCATTTCTTCTGCTCCAGGTAAACAAGGTCACATCACGGCTGAAGAAGCCACCGCTTTGAAATCTAAACTTCAGGGCAACATGACAGCCTTTTTATTTGATCCCGAGGGAACAGTAGGAAAAGCCTATGAGGCCAAAACCACTCCACACATGTATGTGATAGACCAAAAAGGTATTTTAAAATACATGGGCGGAATGGATAACAAACCTTCTGCGAACGTCAGCAGTTTAGCGGGCGCACAAAACTATGTCGTGGAAGCCGTTACAAGTGTTTTAGACAATAAGCCGATTACAAACGCCTCTACAAAACCTTACGGCTGCTCGGTGAAATATCTATAA
- a CDS encoding radical SAM protein — translation MSYKRFKKVYLEISNICNLKCSFCPAVERGEQQVAEDTFKARLLEVSPWAERVCLHVMGEPLAHPLLPRFIEIAGDHQVDLEITTNGTLLSASVQASLLHKTVKQVNFSLQSFTDNFPTANPLTYLNKIFGFIDQAFIERPDLYINLRLWNIGDHKAGQDTEFFLKQIESKFDVQINRSVDVGFKKSKNVKSRLYIHFDSRFIWPDLKHNKISDAGSCYGTRSQVAVLADGVVVPCCLDKEAAINLGVMGQTSFADIVDGTKATRIRQGFEQGRMLEDLCQRCDYAQRFKKKAQTVSAL, via the coding sequence GTGAGCTATAAACGTTTTAAGAAAGTTTATTTAGAGATCAGCAACATCTGCAATCTTAAGTGTTCGTTTTGCCCAGCCGTAGAGCGTGGTGAACAGCAAGTGGCTGAGGACACCTTTAAGGCGCGGCTTTTAGAAGTGAGCCCTTGGGCAGAAAGAGTGTGTCTGCATGTGATGGGCGAGCCCTTGGCTCATCCTTTACTTCCCAGATTTATTGAAATCGCTGGGGACCATCAAGTGGATTTAGAAATCACTACGAATGGAACTCTATTGTCTGCTTCAGTGCAAGCGTCTTTACTTCACAAAACAGTCAAGCAAGTGAACTTTTCTTTGCAGAGTTTCACGGACAATTTTCCTACAGCTAACCCTCTGACGTATTTAAATAAAATATTTGGGTTTATTGATCAGGCCTTTATTGAGCGTCCAGATTTATATATAAATCTCAGGCTGTGGAATATTGGCGATCACAAAGCGGGGCAAGACACAGAGTTTTTTTTAAAGCAAATTGAAAGTAAATTTGATGTTCAAATCAACAGAAGTGTGGACGTGGGTTTTAAAAAATCTAAAAATGTAAAATCCAGACTCTACATTCATTTTGATTCACGTTTTATTTGGCCCGATTTAAAGCATAATAAAATTTCAGATGCAGGTTCGTGTTACGGTACAAGATCGCAAGTGGCTGTCTTAGCTGATGGAGTAGTGGTTCCCTGCTGCTTAGACAAAGAAGCGGCCATCAATTTAGGTGTGATGGGACAGACCAGCTTTGCAGACATTGTGGATGGCACAAAGGCAACGCGAATAAGACAGGGCTTTGAGCAGGGGCGTATGTTAGAAGATCTGTGTCAAAGATGTGATTATGCACAAAGGTTTAAGAAAAAAGCGCAGACAGTATCTGCGCTTTAA